The Sandaracinus amylolyticus genomic interval GACCGGAATCCGCTCGTCGTGGCCGTGGTACATCTTCGTGAACTCGAGCTCGCGACCGAGACGCACCGGCGAGAAGCCGTAACAGATCGCGCCGAGACGCGCGTACGCGAACGAGTCGGTGAAGCCCGGGATCATGTACGGGACCGGCACGCCGCCCGGGTCGTGCACCGCGAGCGTCGACTCGATCGCGCGATAGAGCGGCGTGTCGGTGGTGAACTCCACTCCGTCGTGCTGCTCGCGCACCGTGATGCGCAGCCCGGGGCCGATCACGCGCTGCACCTCGTCGAGGAACTCGCGCTCGGTCATGCCCGGGAGCACGCGCCCGTCGACGTGCGCGCTCGCGCGCGACGGGATCACGTTCACCTTGTGGCCCGCGTCGAGCATCGTCGGCGACGCGGTGTTGCGCAGCATCGCGTTGAGGCCCTTCGCGCGATCGGGCTCGATGCGCTGCACGATCTCGAGCAGCGTGCTCGCGAGGCGCGGATTGAGCAGCAGCGGGAGCACCTTCGACTGCGGGAACGGCGCGCCCTTCGCGATCGTGCGCAGGAAGTTCTCGACGACCGGCGAGGCGTGCTGCGGAAGGCGCGAGTCGCCGAGCGCCGCGATCGCGCGCGCGATGCGCACCACCGCGTTGCCGGGGTGCGGCATCGAGCCGTGACCGGGCTCGCCCTCGGCCGTGATCTCGAACCAGCAGATGCCCTTCTCGGCGACCTGGATCGGATAGTAACGAGCCGCGCCCATGTGCAGCGTGTGACCGCCGACCTCGTTCAGCACGTACTCGCTCTGCACGAGCTCGCGGTGCTTCTCGACGAGGAACACCGCGCCCTTGTTCGAGCCCGACTCCTCGTCCGCGACGCCCGCGAAGATGATGTCGCGATCGAGCGCGACCCTCGCGCGCTTGAGCAGCACGAGGGTCATGGCGCTCATCGTCACCATGTTCTTCATGTCGATCGCGCCGCGGCCCCAGATGCAGCCGTCGGCCTCGACGGCGCCGAAGGGATCGTGCGTCCACTTCTCGCGATCGACGCCGACGACGTCGAGGTGCCCGTTGAGCAGCAGCGGGCCCTTCCCGCTCGGGTTCTTCGCGCGGATGCGCGCGACGATCGACGCGCGCGTCGGCTCGCTCTCGACGATGGTGTGCTCGATGCCTTCGGCCTCGAAGATGCGCGCGAGGTAGTCCGCCGCGGGTCGCTCGTTGCCCGGCGGGTTCACCGTCGGGATGCGCAGCAGGGCCTTGAAGTGCTCGATCGCCTCGGCGGTGATCGCGGTCCAGTCGAGCGGCGGGTTGGGGCTCATCGCGGCGCAACGATAGGCCAGCCCTCCGCGTGGTGGAAGATCAGCCGGCGAACGGATCCACGCTGAGCTCCATCAGGAACACGAGGTCGTCGGTCGGAAGGTGCCGCTTCATGTCCGCGACCACCGCGGCGCGACGACGATCGCGCGGCGCGCCGCGATGGCGCTCCACCGACTCGGCGAACGCCTCGACGTAGCGTCGCTGCGCGGCGACCAGCGCGCGACCGCCGGGCTCGCCGTGCCCCACGTGGAGCACCGCATCGCGCGGGAGCTCGCGCTCGAGGCGCTCGAGCACCGCGAGCCACTGCGCGGCGAAGCCGTCGGCGAGATACGCGTGCATGCGCGAGTACACGAGATCACCGACGAACCACTCGCGCTCCGAGAACCGGTAGAGACTGTCTGCCGGCGACTCCGCGGGCCCGAGATCGACGACGTCGAACGCGATGCCCGCGACGCGCAGCGTCGTGCCCGGCGCGACGTCGGCATCGGGGAACACGCGCGTCGTGGGCCACTCGCCCTGCATCATCGGACCGACGATCTCGTTCTTGATCGCGTCGTCGCGCTCGATCGCGGCGCGCACCGCGGGCGTCGCGTGGATCGGCACCGGACGATCCGCGAGGATCGTCACGAGCCCGGCGTAGTGATCGGGATGCGCGTGGGTGACGATCGCGGCCCGCAGCGGCTTGCCGATCGCCGCGATCGCGTCGCGCACGAGCCGTGCGTCGGAGACGGTGAGCATGCCGTCGACGAGCACCACGCCCTCGGCGGACTCGACCAGGTGGGCGTTCACGAGCATCACGCGCCCTTCGATCCGGTGCACCTTCGTCATTCGTTCGACCTCCTCGCGGCACGATGCGAGCGCGCCGCCGAGGTGCCCAATCCGACGATCGGATGCAGCGATTCGTGCGATCGATGATCAGCCGACGCGCGTCGCCGCCGCGACGAGGTGCGCGCGAAGCCAGCGCAGCGCGACGTCGGAGCCCGCGCCCGCGCGCCAGATCATCTGCACCGCGAACGACGGAAGCTCGATCGGCGGCGACACCACGCGCAGCGGATGCGCGCGCGCCGCGAGCTCGGCGATGCCGCGCGGCACCGTGCAGATCATGTCGGTGCGCGCGACCAGCGCGGGCGCGACGAGGAAGCTCGGGACACGCACCGCGACGCGCCGGCGCAGCGATCGCTTCGCGAGCTCGAACTCGACCACACCGGGCCCGTAGTCGGGCGCGCTCACCAGCACGTGATCGAGCTCGAGGAAGCGCTCGAGCGTGAGCGCTCTGCCGACGCGAGGATGGCCCTTGCGCACGATGCACGCGAACGACTCGCGGAAGAGCTCCGCGTGCTCGAGCCCGGGCGCGACGCGCAGGAACACGCCGAGCGCGACGTCGAGCTCACCGCGCTCGAGCTCGTGCGCCGGCGCTTCGCCGCGGTGCGCGTGCAGCTCGAGCTCGACGAGCGGCGCCTCGTCGCGGATGCGCGCGAGCACCTCGGGGACGAGCACGGCGCCGCAGTGATCGTTCGTCGCGACGCGGAACGTGCGCTGCGCGCGCGGGAACGAACGCGCGATGCCCGAGCAGCGTCGCTTCGATCTCGCCGAGCAGGCGGCGCACCTGCGGCGCGAGGCGCTCGGCGAGCGCGGTGTGGCGCATCACGCGTCCTTCGCGCGCGAGGATGGGATCGCCGAGCAGCTCGCGCAGGCGCGAGAGCGCGTGGCTCATCGCGGGCTGGCTGAGCCCGATGCGTCGCCCCGCCGAGGTCACGCTGCGCTCGCGCAGGAGCGCGTCGAGCGCGACGAGCAGGTTGAGATCGAGCGACGACAGGCGCGGTGACGCGTTCGACATCCGCGCGACTATCGCACTCGCGCTCATCACGCGCGCGAATGGAGCCATCCACACGTTCGATTCGCGCGCGCAGCGCGTCGAGCCATCGTCCGCACATGTCCACCGAGCGCGTCGTGTTCGAGGTCGACGGCGACTCCGTCGTCGGGCGCTTGTTCCTTCCCGAGGGGGCAGGCCCGCACCCTGCGATCGTGATCGACGGACCGATGACGTCGGTGAAGGAGCAAGCCTCCGGCAACTACGCGCGTGCGCTCGCGGCGCGCGGCTTCGTCACGCTCGCGATCGATCATCGCTTCTTCGGCGAGAGCGGCGGGCGCGCGCGCCAGTACGAGTCGCCGCCCAAGAAGATCGAGGACCTGCACCGCGCGCTCGACGTGCTCGCGGCGCGCCCCGAGGTCGATGCCACGCGGCTCGCGGTCGTCGGTGTGTGCGCGGGCGCGGGGTACGCCGCGTCGGTCGTCGCCGGCGATGCGCGCGTGAAGGCGTTCGGCGCGGTCGCGGGGTTCTTCCACGACGCCGCGCAGCAGCGCGCGTGGATGGGCGAGTCGTACGATCGCGCGCTCGCCGAGGCGCACGACGCGCGGCGTCGCTTCGAGCAGACCGGCGAGGTGATCACGATCCCGGCGGTCGGGCGCGAAGGACCGGTCGCGATGCCGCTCGCCGAGGCGTTCGAGTACTACGGCACGCCACGCGGCGCGGTGCCGAGCTACGTCAACGCGCTCGCGGTGATGTCGCGCGCCGACACCCTGCCGTACGACGCGATGTCCGCGGCGCCGCGCATCCGCGTGCCCACGCTCGTCGTGCACTCCGACCACGCGCTCGCGCCGAAGCTCGCGCAGAAGTTCATCGCGTCGCTCGGCGGTCCGGTCGACGTGTGCTGGGTCGAGTCGAAGGGACAGATCGACTTCTACGACGATCCCGCGCGCATCGAGCCCGCGTGTGATCGACTCGCTGCGTTCTTCACCGATTGCACGTGAGGGAGCGATAGAAGAGGCGCCTGCTGCCGTCCGCGCTCGCGCCGATCCACAGCTGGCCGGCCGCGCTCTCGCCCGGCGCGATCACGACCTGGTGCTCGGAGCCCGGCACGAGAGGCGGGTCGAACACGCGAACATCCCCGCTGTGCAGCGG includes:
- a CDS encoding MBL fold metallo-hydrolase, whose product is MTKVHRIEGRVMLVNAHLVESAEGVVLVDGMLTVSDARLVRDAIAAIGKPLRAAIVTHAHPDHYAGLVTILADRPVPIHATPAVRAAIERDDAIKNEIVGPMMQGEWPTTRVFPDADVAPGTTLRVAGIAFDVVDLGPAESPADSLYRFSEREWFVGDLVYSRMHAYLADGFAAQWLAVLERLERELPRDAVLHVGHGEPGGRALVAAQRRYVEAFAESVERHRGAPRDRRRAAVVADMKRHLPTDDLVFLMELSVDPFAG
- a CDS encoding LysR substrate-binding domain-containing protein, translating into MLVPEVLARIRDEAPLVELELHAHRGEAPAHELERGELDVALGVFLRVAPGLEHAELFRESFACIVRKGHPRVGRALTLERFLELDHVLVSAPDYGPGVVEFELAKRSLRRRVAVRVPSFLVAPALVARTDMICTVPRGIAELAARAHPLRVVSPPIELPSFAVQMIWRAGAGSDVALRWLRAHLVAAATRVG
- a CDS encoding LysR family transcriptional regulator gives rise to the protein MSASAIVARMSNASPRLSSLDLNLLVALDALLRERSVTSAGRRIGLSQPAMSHALSRLRELLGDPILAREGRVMRHTALAERLAPQVRRLLGEIEATLLGHRAFVPARAAHVPRRDERSLRRRARPRGARAHPRRGAARRARAARAPRRSAGARARAR
- a CDS encoding alpha/beta hydrolase is translated as MEPSTRSIRARSASSHRPHMSTERVVFEVDGDSVVGRLFLPEGAGPHPAIVIDGPMTSVKEQASGNYARALAARGFVTLAIDHRFFGESGGRARQYESPPKKIEDLHRALDVLAARPEVDATRLAVVGVCAGAGYAASVVAGDARVKAFGAVAGFFHDAAQQRAWMGESYDRALAEAHDARRRFEQTGEVITIPAVGREGPVAMPLAEAFEYYGTPRGAVPSYVNALAVMSRADTLPYDAMSAAPRIRVPTLVVHSDHALAPKLAQKFIASLGGPVDVCWVESKGQIDFYDDPARIEPACDRLAAFFTDCT
- a CDS encoding M20/M25/M40 family metallo-hydrolase, which produces MSPNPPLDWTAITAEAIEHFKALLRIPTVNPPGNERPAADYLARIFEAEGIEHTIVESEPTRASIVARIRAKNPSGKGPLLLNGHLDVVGVDREKWTHDPFGAVEADGCIWGRGAIDMKNMVTMSAMTLVLLKRARVALDRDIIFAGVADEESGSNKGAVFLVEKHRELVQSEYVLNEVGGHTLHMGAARYYPIQVAEKGICWFEITAEGEPGHGSMPHPGNAVVRIARAIAALGDSRLPQHASPVVENFLRTIAKGAPFPQSKVLPLLLNPRLASTLLEIVQRIEPDRAKGLNAMLRNTASPTMLDAGHKVNVIPSRASAHVDGRVLPGMTEREFLDEVQRVIGPGLRITVREQHDGVEFTTDTPLYRAIESTLAVHDPGGVPVPYMIPGFTDSFAYARLGAICYGFSPVRLGRELEFTKMYHGHDERIPVEGFAWGLRVLYELVRDFCARS